Proteins encoded in a region of the Mucispirillum schaedleri ASF457 genome:
- a CDS encoding DegT/DnrJ/EryC1/StrS family aminotransferase yields MNIYVTKSFTPALDEYMHYVKDIFASGILTNTGSCVKGLEEKLRSFLGVENIHYVTNGTIALQLALAALDITHGEIITTPFSYVATTSSILWEKCKPVFVDIEPDNFTIDASKIEAAITKDTKAIMAVHVFGYACDIDAINAIADKYNLKVIYDAAHTFGSVYKGRALSSYGDISTLSFHATKLFHTVEGGACIVKDKAVSDKLELQKRFGHNKDDHITLGINGKQSEFHAAMGLANFPYISKIIAGRKAISNIYDTILKEHIQRPKKQVDLQYNYAYYPVVFKSEKELLNVFSILNDNNIYPRRYFYPSLNNLPYIEKAASCPVSEDIALRIACLPLYPDLPHENVKQISELIIKGLLCP; encoded by the coding sequence ATGAACATTTATGTAACAAAATCTTTCACTCCTGCACTTGATGAATACATGCATTATGTAAAAGATATATTTGCAAGTGGAATTTTAACTAATACTGGCTCTTGTGTAAAAGGTTTGGAAGAGAAACTGCGTTCATTTTTAGGTGTTGAAAATATACATTATGTTACAAATGGCACAATAGCTTTGCAATTAGCTTTGGCTGCACTAGATATAACTCATGGTGAAATTATTACCACCCCTTTTTCTTATGTTGCTACCACATCTAGTATATTATGGGAAAAATGTAAACCAGTATTTGTTGATATAGAGCCAGATAATTTTACAATAGACGCCAGTAAAATTGAAGCTGCAATTACAAAAGATACAAAAGCTATTATGGCTGTCCATGTTTTTGGCTATGCCTGCGATATAGATGCAATTAATGCTATTGCAGATAAATATAACTTAAAAGTCATTTATGATGCAGCTCATACATTTGGTTCTGTATATAAAGGCAGGGCTTTATCAAGCTATGGAGATATTTCCACATTATCATTTCATGCTACTAAACTTTTCCATACAGTTGAAGGCGGAGCCTGCATAGTCAAAGATAAAGCAGTATCTGATAAATTAGAATTGCAAAAGCGTTTTGGTCACAATAAAGATGACCATATTACTCTTGGTATTAATGGAAAACAGTCTGAGTTTCATGCAGCAATGGGTTTAGCTAATTTTCCTTATATATCTAAAATTATTGCAGGCCGTAAAGCTATTTCTAACATATATGACACCATATTAAAAGAGCATATTCAAAGACCTAAAAAACAAGTTGACTTACAGTATAATTATGCTTATTATCCAGTAGTTTTTAAATCAGAAAAAGAATTATTAAATGTCTTTTCTATCCTTAATGATAATAATATTTATCCTCGCAGGTATTTTTATCCATCACTTAATAATTTACCATATATAGAAAAAGCAGCATCATGCCCTGTATCTGAAGATATTGCTTTACGCATTGCATGCCTGCCGTTATATCCAGATTTACCCCATGAAAATGTTAAACAAATTTCTGAACTTATTATTAAAGGCTTGTTATGCCCTTAG
- a CDS encoding glycosyltransferase encodes MPLVSVCCVTYNHADFIKQTLEGFVTQKTNFPFEVIIADDCSTDGQQDIIKEYAKKYPDIIKPIFHSHNTGSYQNLLDAASACKGKYVAMCDGDDYWTDENKLQKQADFMDTHKDCSICFHPVLIKYEDGSQKNVIFPKSRHRFYKKTLNINDLLKYNFIQTNSVMYRWVFNDKNSIEDILPKNILPVDYYLHLLHASKGKICFLPDVMAVYRKHVNGIWYGVNLLDKWFLNYGIEHLCFYESVEKYFGADKSKEKIHMVRNTALASLRNNDKETLNKLLNLYPQILKTAFAENKGAVSKIRHTINKFKQRFTGFMPFII; translated from the coding sequence ATGCCCTTAGTTTCAGTATGCTGTGTTACATACAACCATGCAGACTTTATTAAGCAGACATTAGAAGGTTTTGTAACACAAAAAACAAACTTCCCTTTTGAAGTTATTATTGCTGATGACTGTTCTACTGACGGGCAGCAAGATATTATCAAGGAATATGCAAAAAAATATCCTGATATTATTAAGCCAATATTTCACAGCCATAATACAGGCAGTTATCAAAATCTTTTAGATGCTGCAAGTGCATGTAAAGGAAAGTATGTAGCAATGTGCGATGGTGATGATTACTGGACAGATGAAAACAAGCTTCAAAAACAGGCTGATTTTATGGATACACATAAAGACTGCAGCATCTGTTTTCACCCTGTTTTAATTAAATATGAAGATGGCTCACAAAAAAATGTAATTTTTCCAAAATCAAGACACCGCTTTTATAAAAAAACTTTAAATATTAATGATTTATTAAAATATAACTTTATTCAGACAAATTCAGTTATGTATCGCTGGGTTTTTAATGATAAAAACAGTATAGAAGATATACTCCCTAAAAATATTCTTCCAGTTGATTATTACCTGCATTTATTACATGCTTCAAAAGGAAAAATATGTTTTTTGCCAGATGTTATGGCAGTTTATAGAAAGCATGTAAATGGTATATGGTATGGAGTAAATCTTTTAGACAAATGGTTTTTAAATTACGGCATAGAGCACCTTTGCTTTTATGAATCTGTTGAAAAATATTTTGGAGCAGATAAAAGCAAGGAAAAAATACACATGGTTCGTAATACTGCATTAGCATCTTTGCGTAACAATGATAAAGAGACCTTAAATAAACTGCTAAATCTTTATCCACAAATATTAAAAACTGCATTTGCAGAAAATAAAGGTGCAGTATCAAAAATACGACATACTATTAATAAATTTAAACAAAGATTTACAGGCTTTATGCCATTTATTATTTAA
- a CDS encoding ATP-grasp domain-containing protein yields MKKRVLVFPCGSEIALEINRALKDSIHFKMVGASSISDHGEYVFKTYIPNIPFVEDAAFIPALQKVCDDYKIDFIFPAHDSVVLKLAQHAHEFKAKIITSSLETNEICRSKEKTYKKFQGIIPTPKLFQKDNIEKYPVFLKPSVGQGSKGTCKVSNKHELDFYLSKNSELLILEYLPGREYTIDCFTNRHGKLLFAMGRQRIRISNGISVSSKTVNNPKFIELAEKINKVLSFQGVWFFQVKENTDGEFVLMEIAPRIAGTMGLSLGLGVNFAQLSLFDMMGYDVEIIRNNYEIQIDRALYASYKINLDFDTVYIDFDDVISLQTGVNTDAVKLLYQFKNQKKEIILLTKHAGDIYQKLDDLCISKNLFNKIIHIADTDEKSNYITKNNAVFIDDSFAERQKVMKNKNISVFGVDNLSALIDWRV; encoded by the coding sequence ATGAAAAAACGCGTTTTAGTTTTTCCCTGCGGAAGTGAAATAGCATTAGAGATAAATAGAGCATTAAAAGACAGCATTCATTTTAAAATGGTTGGTGCATCATCTATTTCTGACCATGGGGAATATGTATTTAAAACATATATTCCAAATATTCCTTTTGTTGAAGATGCTGCATTTATTCCAGCACTGCAAAAAGTTTGCGATGATTACAAAATAGATTTTATTTTTCCAGCCCATGACAGTGTCGTTCTAAAACTAGCTCAGCATGCACATGAGTTTAAAGCAAAAATCATAACATCATCACTAGAAACAAATGAAATATGCCGTTCTAAAGAAAAAACATATAAAAAATTTCAAGGTATTATACCAACACCAAAATTATTTCAAAAAGATAATATAGAAAAATATCCTGTTTTTTTAAAACCATCAGTGGGACAGGGCTCTAAAGGCACCTGTAAAGTATCTAACAAACATGAGCTTGATTTTTATTTATCTAAAAATAGTGAATTATTAATTTTGGAATATTTACCCGGAAGAGAATACACAATAGACTGCTTTACAAATAGACATGGCAAACTTCTTTTTGCAATGGGCAGGCAGCGTATTCGCATAAGCAATGGTATAAGTGTTTCTTCAAAAACTGTTAATAACCCAAAATTTATAGAACTGGCAGAAAAAATAAATAAAGTTTTATCATTTCAAGGTGTTTGGTTTTTTCAAGTAAAAGAAAATACAGATGGTGAATTTGTATTAATGGAAATAGCACCACGAATAGCCGGCACTATGGGTTTATCTTTAGGTCTTGGTGTTAATTTTGCTCAATTAAGTCTTTTTGATATGATGGGCTATGATGTAGAAATTATTAGAAATAACTATGAAATACAAATAGATAGAGCATTATATGCAAGTTATAAAATAAATTTAGATTTTGATACTGTTTATATTGATTTTGATGATGTAATTTCTCTTCAAACAGGTGTAAATACTGATGCTGTTAAGCTGCTGTATCAATTTAAAAATCAAAAAAAAGAAATCATTCTTTTAACTAAGCATGCTGGTGATATTTATCAAAAATTAGATGATTTATGTATTTCAAAAAATCTTTTTAATAAAATTATTCATATAGCAGATACAGATGAAAAATCAAACTATATTACTAAAAATAATGCTGTATTTATAGATGATTCTTTTGCAGAGCGGCAAAAAGTTATGAAAAATAAAAATATTTCTGTTTTTGGAGTAGATAATTTATCAGCCCTTATTGACTGGAGAGTTTAG
- a CDS encoding bifunctional glycosyltransferase/CDP-glycerol:glycerophosphate glycerophosphotransferase encodes MSEKKEIKVQVVCVTYNQKEYIKEALDSFIMQKTNFGYEVLVGDDGSTDGTSEIVAEYAKKYPDIIKHIKRSSNIGALENFMDICDRVTSKYAAFCDGDDFWTNENKLQKQYDFMESNNDVNICAHKTKIQADKEWSLYDYYAKQDFIQPNEDNIPSKNRLILSDIVYEWPHTSSLFIRWNNIEIPANLKTDGFIGDMPMIFLHMGQGHLYILNEVMSVYRRGVSGVFNNKTSMDDHFLNTRLEYFKILTTCIDYYIKHYDSFCINKLQGRLWTEAKNYANAIIENDRWDLLTSLEKQYPEVYQMTKNLFYGFNIRLNQVNILGKENADLLNNRKILKILNPFISFIRNIKNIVFKMFRFSLYWWLALIPKNKNLWVFSGFSKTSYMDNTQYFYEYIIKNHPEIKTVWLTMDDKVFEQLNEEKMPCYKMNSFAGFWTMVRAKLAVSDHFKMSDYTPRYGLNAGTKFVNLWHGVGPKSMIPIGNELPNTTVPGARLSSDILINNDDGIINKIIKPVKYFFKAPFRELFEEYYGMVCPGQPFRDIVANPWKIPENAQLACGYPRNITMYENIEKEVTEYKILYAPTYRWKPETEQFMVKDFIKNLDKINNLLEKIDAVMYLRLHPHTWRNYTSRIKNAIAVYPRIEVSDEKDIYASLYEYSQIITDYSSIGYDFLITQKPVIYFAFDLDTFEKEETTFNMPYKENCAGDVTKTWEETIFSIEENYNNPDRHKELKSKILEKFFPSEYNNINNSERLTGILKTKLKIK; translated from the coding sequence ATGAGTGAAAAAAAAGAAATAAAAGTTCAAGTAGTTTGTGTTACATATAATCAAAAAGAATATATTAAGGAAGCACTTGACAGCTTTATAATGCAGAAAACTAATTTTGGCTATGAAGTATTAGTTGGTGATGATGGCTCTACTGACGGAACAAGTGAAATTGTTGCAGAATATGCAAAAAAATATCCTGATATTATTAAGCATATCAAACGCTCTTCTAATATAGGAGCTTTAGAAAATTTTATGGATATATGTGACAGGGTTACATCAAAATATGCAGCATTTTGTGATGGTGATGATTTTTGGACAAATGAAAATAAACTCCAAAAGCAGTATGATTTTATGGAATCAAATAATGATGTAAATATTTGTGCACATAAAACAAAGATTCAGGCTGATAAAGAATGGTCATTGTATGATTATTATGCCAAGCAGGATTTTATTCAGCCTAATGAAGATAATATACCATCAAAAAATAGACTTATTTTATCAGACATTGTTTATGAATGGCCCCATACTTCATCACTTTTTATCAGGTGGAATAATATTGAAATACCTGCAAATTTAAAAACAGATGGTTTTATTGGGGATATGCCTATGATTTTTCTGCACATGGGGCAAGGTCATCTATATATATTAAATGAAGTAATGAGTGTATACCGCAGAGGTGTTTCTGGTGTTTTTAACAATAAAACATCTATGGATGACCACTTTTTAAATACAAGACTAGAATATTTTAAAATATTAACAACATGTATAGATTACTATATAAAACATTATGATAGTTTTTGTATAAATAAACTGCAAGGCAGATTATGGACAGAAGCTAAAAACTATGCAAATGCAATAATTGAAAATGACAGATGGGATTTACTGACATCACTAGAAAAGCAATATCCAGAAGTTTATCAAATGACTAAAAATCTATTTTATGGATTTAATATAAGGTTAAATCAGGTAAATATATTAGGCAAAGAGAATGCTGATTTATTAAATAATAGGAAAATATTAAAAATTTTAAACCCATTTATATCATTTATTAGAAACATTAAAAATATAGTTTTTAAAATGTTTAGATTTTCGCTTTACTGGTGGTTAGCTCTTATTCCTAAAAATAAAAATCTTTGGGTTTTTTCTGGGTTTTCAAAAACATCTTATATGGATAATACTCAGTATTTTTATGAATATATTATAAAAAATCATCCTGAAATAAAGACTGTATGGCTTACAATGGATGATAAAGTATTTGAACAGCTGAATGAAGAAAAAATGCCATGTTATAAAATGAACTCTTTTGCAGGTTTTTGGACAATGGTTAGGGCGAAATTAGCTGTTTCTGACCATTTTAAAATGAGTGATTATACGCCAAGATACGGATTGAATGCTGGAACAAAATTTGTAAACTTATGGCATGGTGTTGGTCCTAAAAGTATGATACCTATAGGTAATGAACTCCCAAACACAACAGTTCCCGGTGCAAGATTATCATCAGATATTTTAATAAATAATGATGATGGAATAATAAATAAAATCATAAAGCCAGTTAAATATTTTTTTAAAGCACCTTTTAGAGAACTTTTTGAAGAATATTATGGTATGGTATGCCCGGGACAGCCATTTAGGGATATTGTTGCAAACCCTTGGAAAATACCAGAAAATGCACAGCTTGCATGTGGATATCCTAGAAATATTACTATGTATGAAAATATAGAAAAAGAAGTTACTGAATATAAAATACTTTATGCTCCAACATACAGATGGAAACCTGAAACAGAGCAATTTATGGTAAAAGATTTCATAAAAAATCTTGATAAAATTAATAATTTATTAGAAAAAATTGATGCTGTTATGTATCTTAGGCTGCATCCTCATACTTGGAGAAATTACACATCTCGTATTAAAAATGCCATAGCTGTTTATCCCCGCATTGAAGTTAGTGATGAAAAAGATATTTATGCATCATTATATGAATATTCGCAGATTATAACAGACTATTCATCCATTGGTTATGACTTTTTAATTACACAAAAACCAGTTATTTACTTTGCTTTTGATTTAGATACTTTTGAGAAAGAAGAAACTACATTTAATATGCCATATAAAGAAAATTGTGCAGGCGATGTTACAAAAACCTGGGAAGAAACAATATTCTCAATAGAAGAAAATTATAACAACCCAGACCGTCATAAAGAATTAAAAAGTAAAATATTAGAAAAGTTTTTCCCTTCTGAATATAATAATATAAACAATAGTGAAAGACTTACTGGAATATTAAAAACAAAATTAAAAATTAAATAA
- a CDS encoding IspD/TarI family cytidylyltransferase — translation MNIALIIAGGIGARMLSAIPKQFITVNDKPIIIYTLEAFEKHPNIDAIAVVCIEGWEIILQNYAKEYNITKLKYIAPSGKSGQESIKNGLDELAKFYSREDIVLIHDAIRPMVSSEIISECINVTREKGNAVVCIPCQEAMLETVDGASAVSAYPRDNLKRTQTPQGFTLGSILDTHKKAKEMGITNSVASCTLLVETGQTVYFSKGSEKNIKLTTSEDLAIFRALLKGI, via the coding sequence ATGAATATTGCACTAATTATTGCAGGTGGTATTGGGGCAAGAATGTTGTCAGCAATACCAAAACAATTTATAACAGTAAATGATAAACCTATTATTATTTATACATTAGAAGCATTTGAGAAACACCCAAATATTGATGCTATAGCTGTAGTATGTATTGAAGGCTGGGAAATTATCCTACAAAATTATGCAAAAGAATATAATATTACAAAGCTAAAATATATCGCCCCTTCTGGTAAATCAGGACAGGAGTCAATTAAAAACGGATTAGATGAACTTGCAAAATTTTACAGCAGAGAAGATATAGTATTAATTCATGATGCTATTCGCCCTATGGTTTCTAGTGAGATAATTTCTGAATGTATTAATGTAACTAGAGAAAAAGGAAATGCTGTTGTCTGCATTCCATGTCAGGAAGCAATGCTTGAAACTGTAGACGGAGCTTCTGCTGTTTCTGCATATCCTAGAGATAATTTAAAAAGAACTCAAACACCACAAGGGTTTACACTAGGCAGTATTTTAGATACACACAAAAAAGCAAAAGAAATGGGTATCACTAATTCTGTTGCCAGCTGCACCTTATTAGTTGAAACTGGACAGACTGTATATTTTTCAAAAGGGTCTGAGAAAAATATTAAATTAACAACATCAGAAGACCTTGCAATTTTTAGAGCCTTATTAAAAGGAATTTAA
- a CDS encoding NAD-dependent epimerase/dehydratase family protein — MTINTLENEYKKLVDLLGDEILKLNNKSFFITGATGLVASYLVDFIMWYNTAYSQNIYVYAVSSKLEKLQKRFKANKNLCFIEQNLNEPLKKKYEADYIIHAASNAHPLAFSKDPVGTMKTNLTGTMNLLEMIKDTAACFLYISTGEIYGNNADKPFTEDDFGMIDSKLVRSCYPESKRAAETLCMSYNHQYNIKANILRLCYVYGAAITNENSRADAQFLRNALNGEKIIMKSEGLQKRTYCYVADAVYAMLYVILYSKDSQVYNVANPNSIASIREYAETLSELAEVSLQFEIPDEIEKQGYSKPLDSILDASKLMDLGWQPQYDLKTGLSHTLMIKKEEKHV; from the coding sequence ATGACAATCAACACATTAGAAAATGAATATAAAAAACTTGTAGATTTATTAGGCGATGAAATTTTAAAACTTAATAATAAGTCTTTTTTTATTACAGGTGCAACAGGGCTGGTTGCTTCTTACTTAGTAGATTTTATAATGTGGTATAATACTGCATATTCTCAAAATATATATGTATATGCCGTATCTTCAAAATTAGAAAAATTACAAAAAAGATTTAAAGCAAATAAAAATTTATGTTTTATAGAGCAGAATTTAAATGAACCTTTAAAGAAAAAATATGAAGCTGACTATATTATACATGCAGCAAGTAATGCACACCCACTTGCCTTTTCAAAAGACCCTGTCGGCACTATGAAAACAAACTTAACAGGGACTATGAATTTATTAGAAATGATAAAAGATACTGCCGCCTGCTTTTTATACATATCTACTGGCGAAATATATGGGAATAATGCTGATAAACCATTTACAGAAGATGATTTTGGTATGATAGATTCAAAACTTGTGCGTTCCTGCTACCCAGAATCTAAACGAGCAGCAGAAACATTATGTATGAGTTATAATCATCAATATAATATAAAAGCAAACATATTACGCCTTTGCTATGTTTATGGTGCTGCAATTACAAATGAAAATTCTAGAGCAGATGCACAGTTTTTGCGAAATGCCTTAAATGGTGAAAAAATAATTATGAAAAGTGAAGGCTTGCAGAAAAGGACATACTGCTATGTGGCAGATGCAGTATATGCTATGCTTTATGTTATTTTATATAGTAAAGACAGTCAGGTTTATAATGTTGCAAATCCAAACTCTATTGCTTCTATCAGAGAATATGCTGAAACTTTATCTGAACTTGCAGAAGTATCTCTCCAGTTTGAAATACCAGATGAAATAGAAAAACAGGGTTATTCTAAGCCACTTGATTCTATTCTTGATGCATCTAAACTAATGGATTTAGGCTGGCAGCCACAGTATGATTTAAAAACAGGGTTATCACATACACTAATGATAAAAAAGGAAGAAAAGCATGTTTGA
- the araD gene encoding L-ribulose-5-phosphate 4-epimerase AraD has translation MFDNIKEKVYEANIQLYKQGLVPLTWGNVSARVEDYIIIKPSGVEYEKMSPQDMVVLDLAGKVIDGKLKPSSDTKTHLEIYHSCSQIYSVCHTHSKYATSYAQAGIPIKAMGTTHADYFFGDIPCTRALTYDEVESDYELNTGKVIAETFKDKDWLQIPAVLVKQHGPFTWGGSADKGGLDAVENAVVLEEIAQINYQTMLINPAAVLLPDYVLNKHYYRKHGAGAYYGQKK, from the coding sequence ATGTTTGATAATATAAAAGAAAAAGTTTATGAAGCAAATATACAGCTTTATAAGCAGGGATTAGTGCCTTTAACATGGGGTAATGTTTCTGCCAGAGTAGAAGATTATATTATTATTAAACCATCTGGTGTTGAATATGAAAAAATGTCGCCACAGGATATGGTTGTTTTGGATTTAGCTGGTAAAGTTATAGATGGTAAATTAAAGCCATCATCAGATACAAAAACACATTTAGAAATTTATCATTCATGCTCTCAAATTTATAGTGTATGCCACACACACTCTAAATATGCAACTTCATACGCTCAAGCAGGAATTCCAATTAAAGCTATGGGAACGACACATGCAGATTACTTTTTTGGTGATATTCCCTGCACTAGAGCATTAACTTATGATGAAGTTGAAAGCGATTATGAATTAAATACAGGCAAAGTAATAGCAGAAACATTTAAAGATAAAGACTGGCTTCAAATACCTGCTGTTTTAGTTAAGCAGCATGGACCATTTACATGGGGCGGCAGTGCAGATAAAGGCGGGCTTGATGCTGTGGAAAATGCTGTTGTTTTAGAAGAGATAGCTCAAATAAATTATCAAACAATGCTTATTAATCCTGCTGCTGTTCTACTGCCTGATTATGTTCTTAATAAACATTATTACAGAAAACATGGTGCAGGTGCTTATTATGGACAAAAGAAATAA